A genomic segment from Leptolyngbya boryana PCC 6306 encodes:
- a CDS encoding folate/biopterin family MFS transporter yields the protein MIKDIDICKETSMIVSDSGLSKLKASVTEKLFFGHEPSAELIAILLVYFVQGILGLARLAVSFFLKDELHLNPAEVSALLGIVALPWMIKPLFGFISDGLPIFGYRRRPYLILSGLIGTTAWILLATVVHSAWAATLAISLGSLSTAIADVIVDSLVVERARGESVSGAGSLQSLSWGASALGGLMTAYFSGALLQQFDTRTIFLITATFPLIASSVAWLIAESPVTSKPDWSVVGDQLKQLKQAITQKSIWLPTAFLFLWQATPTAESSFFYFSTNELGFEPEFLGRVRLVTSIASIVGIWVFQRFLKGVPFRVIFGWSTVISAVLGLSMILLVTHTNRALGIDDRWFSLGDSLILTVMGQIAFMPVLVLAARLCPPGVEATLFALLMSVVNLSGLVSYEFGALLTHWFGVTETNFDNLWILVLITNLSTLLPLPLLGWLPGADATTSEPIKLAEPVGQALVSVGSSEVVEVQKDSV from the coding sequence ATGATTAAAGACATTGATATTTGTAAAGAAACGTCAATGATTGTTTCTGACTCTGGTTTATCCAAACTCAAGGCATCCGTGACCGAGAAACTCTTCTTTGGGCATGAGCCATCTGCTGAGTTAATCGCGATTCTGCTGGTCTATTTTGTCCAAGGGATTCTCGGATTAGCTCGATTGGCTGTGAGTTTCTTTCTCAAAGACGAGCTACATCTCAATCCGGCTGAAGTCTCAGCACTGCTGGGTATTGTAGCGCTGCCCTGGATGATTAAACCTCTATTTGGGTTTATCTCGGATGGCTTACCGATCTTTGGATATCGTCGTCGTCCTTATCTGATTCTGTCTGGACTCATTGGAACCACAGCTTGGATTCTCCTGGCAACGGTTGTACATTCCGCTTGGGCGGCAACGTTGGCAATTTCATTAGGGTCTTTGTCTACCGCGATCGCAGATGTCATTGTCGATTCCCTGGTTGTCGAACGAGCCAGAGGCGAATCTGTAAGTGGCGCGGGTTCGTTGCAATCCCTAAGCTGGGGAGCTTCTGCATTGGGTGGTTTGATGACTGCCTACTTCAGTGGGGCATTGCTTCAGCAGTTTGATACTCGAACGATTTTCTTAATCACCGCCACATTTCCGCTGATTGCTTCATCTGTGGCTTGGTTGATTGCAGAATCTCCAGTTACCTCGAAGCCTGATTGGTCAGTTGTGGGCGATCAATTGAAGCAATTGAAGCAGGCGATTACGCAGAAATCGATTTGGCTGCCAACTGCGTTTTTATTCTTGTGGCAAGCGACTCCAACGGCTGAATCTTCGTTCTTTTACTTCTCAACGAATGAATTGGGATTTGAGCCGGAGTTTTTAGGGCGAGTTCGACTTGTCACGAGTATTGCCTCGATCGTTGGAATTTGGGTGTTTCAACGATTTCTCAAAGGGGTGCCATTTCGAGTTATTTTTGGCTGGTCTACCGTCATTTCAGCCGTTTTAGGATTGTCGATGATCCTGCTCGTGACGCATACCAATCGAGCATTGGGAATTGACGATCGCTGGTTTAGCTTGGGCGATAGTTTGATTCTGACGGTGATGGGACAGATTGCTTTCATGCCTGTGCTCGTGCTTGCAGCAAGACTCTGCCCGCCGGGAGTGGAAGCGACCTTATTCGCGTTGCTAATGTCGGTTGTTAACTTGTCTGGATTAGTCTCATACGAGTTTGGAGCGTTACTGACTCACTGGTTTGGTGTGACCGAGACAAACTTCGATAATCTATGGATTTTGGTCTTGATTACGAATTTGAGCACGTTGTTACCCTTACCTTTACTCGGTTGGCTGCCTGGGGCAGATGCGACGACTTCTGAGCCGATCAAACTTGCTGAGCCAGTTGGACAAGCTTTGGTTTCGGTCGGTAGCAGTGAAGTCGTTGAAGTCCAGAAAGATAGTGTTTAG
- a CDS encoding DMT family transporter: MSLKSRSPFLLIAPFFLWGTAMVAMKGVIPNTTPFFMAGVRLLPAGILVLLAAIWMKRSQPQGWAAWLWISFFALVDGALFQGFLAQGLVRTGAGLGSVMIDSQPLAVALMALWLFGEKIGVWGWLGLAIGVCGISLLGLPEEFILSAGSRLGEAFVDIGSFADLLAGLFDNGQWLMLLAALSMAVGTILSRYVCQYADPISATGWHMILGGLPLFGLSSQLETDQWTNLSAANWVSLSYSTIFGSAIAYGLFFYFAASGSLTSLSSLTFLTPVFALLFGNLFLAEVLSPIQWIGVALTLISIYLINQRDVLSGSISESIEEVQGNIAENRQMLPQADSNLSEITTISDSNLDR, from the coding sequence ATGTCACTCAAATCTCGATCGCCTTTCCTGCTCATCGCACCTTTTTTCCTATGGGGAACTGCAATGGTCGCGATGAAAGGAGTCATTCCCAATACCACGCCTTTTTTTATGGCAGGGGTGCGTTTACTCCCTGCGGGAATTCTGGTTTTATTGGCAGCAATTTGGATGAAGCGATCGCAACCACAAGGGTGGGCAGCATGGCTTTGGATTAGTTTCTTCGCCCTAGTCGATGGCGCACTGTTTCAGGGTTTTTTGGCGCAAGGATTGGTGAGAACTGGGGCAGGACTGGGATCAGTGATGATTGATTCTCAGCCTTTAGCGGTCGCGCTGATGGCGTTATGGCTCTTTGGGGAAAAGATTGGAGTGTGGGGCTGGCTGGGCTTAGCAATAGGCGTTTGCGGCATCAGTCTGCTCGGCTTGCCTGAAGAATTCATTCTTTCAGCAGGATCACGTTTAGGAGAAGCTTTTGTCGATATCGGCTCATTTGCTGACTTGCTCGCTGGCTTATTCGATAACGGGCAATGGCTTATGTTACTTGCTGCTCTATCAATGGCAGTTGGAACGATTCTTTCTCGCTATGTTTGCCAATATGCAGATCCGATTTCAGCCACAGGCTGGCACATGATTTTAGGCGGATTGCCCCTGTTTGGATTGTCGAGCCAGTTAGAAACTGATCAGTGGACGAATTTAAGTGCAGCCAATTGGGTGTCGTTGTCTTATTCCACAATTTTTGGCAGTGCAATTGCGTACGGTTTATTTTTCTATTTTGCTGCGAGTGGGAGCTTGACTAGTTTAAGCTCTCTGACATTTTTGACACCCGTATTCGCTTTGCTGTTTGGCAACCTTTTCTTAGCTGAAGTCCTCAGTCCGATTCAGTGGATTGGCGTTGCTCTAACCCTTATCAGTATTTACTTAATCAATCAACGCGATGTCTTGAGTGGATCAATTTCTGAGTCGATCGAAGAAGTTCAGGGTAACATAGCCGAGAATAGGCAAATGCTACCGCAAGCCGACTCGAATCTCAGTGAAATTACAACCATCTCGGACTCTAACCTCGATCGCTAA
- a CDS encoding M48 family metalloprotease codes for MLGINQVKTAGLLGLLSGILVLAGYYLVGNEQGLILGLIFAAFTSFGSWYYSDRVALASYAAQPLEREQSPELFDMVKRLSDRAEIPMPKIFFVPTKSPNAFATGRDPEHASVAVTEGIVDLLSPEELETVLAHELTHVKNRDTLTQAVAGTIAGAITFLGRILTFGALYGPVYGNNRRGNNPLGILFLIVLAPLSASLIQLAISRTREFAADQGSAELTANPLALASALEKLETVGHQIPMNGNPAMSPLLIVNPLSTQGLQSLFRTHPATEERIRRLMELAAQRSSAIAA; via the coding sequence ATGCTAGGTATCAATCAAGTTAAAACAGCAGGACTATTAGGACTTTTAAGCGGAATCCTAGTTTTAGCAGGTTACTATCTTGTCGGAAATGAGCAAGGTCTTATTTTAGGACTAATCTTTGCAGCTTTCACGAGCTTTGGGTCATGGTATTACTCCGATCGAGTTGCGCTTGCATCCTATGCTGCTCAGCCACTCGAACGTGAACAATCCCCCGAACTCTTTGACATGGTGAAACGACTCAGCGATCGAGCGGAAATTCCCATGCCCAAAATCTTTTTCGTTCCCACTAAATCCCCCAATGCCTTCGCAACCGGACGCGATCCAGAACATGCTTCTGTAGCAGTGACAGAAGGAATTGTTGATCTGCTGTCTCCAGAAGAATTAGAAACCGTTCTCGCTCACGAATTAACTCACGTGAAGAATCGCGATACGCTGACGCAAGCGGTTGCAGGTACGATCGCAGGTGCCATCACTTTTCTCGGTCGCATCTTGACCTTCGGCGCTCTATATGGGCCAGTTTACGGAAATAATCGCCGGGGCAACAATCCTTTAGGCATCTTATTTCTGATTGTTCTTGCCCCCCTTTCCGCTTCATTGATTCAACTCGCAATTTCTCGAACTCGTGAGTTTGCAGCAGATCAAGGTTCTGCTGAACTCACTGCCAACCCGTTAGCTCTTGCAAGTGCGCTAGAGAAATTGGAGACCGTTGGGCATCAAATCCCCATGAATGGAAATCCGGCAATGTCACCGCTCTTAATTGTGAATCCGCTATCAACCCAAGGGTTACAGTCTCTCTTCCGCACTCACCCTGCAACCGAAGAACGAATTCGTCGCTTAATGGAACTCGCGGCTCAACGCTCATCGGCGATCGCGGCTTAA
- a CDS encoding rhomboid family intramembrane serine protease, with product MTRRDYNDPNGIGDEIKAHIAILGTIVAAMWLLEFVDIALGGRLNYLGIYPRSTIGLRGILLAPFLHLNFQHLISNTIPFVVMGWFVMLRGIPEFFKVSVIVALASGIGTWLFGSAGLHIGASGVVFGYFGFLLSRAYFERSSLSIALSLAVGLLYGGLIWGVLPGRFGISWEGHLFGFLGGIYAARELSRR from the coding sequence ATGACGCGACGCGACTATAACGATCCCAACGGAATCGGTGATGAAATCAAAGCTCATATTGCAATCCTTGGCACGATCGTTGCCGCGATGTGGCTGCTGGAATTTGTCGATATTGCTTTAGGCGGTCGATTAAATTACCTGGGCATCTATCCTCGTAGCACGATTGGGCTGCGAGGTATTTTATTAGCCCCATTTCTACACCTGAACTTTCAGCATCTCATTAGTAACACCATTCCCTTCGTTGTCATGGGCTGGTTTGTGATGCTGCGCGGCATTCCTGAATTTTTCAAAGTCAGTGTGATCGTCGCTTTAGCAAGCGGAATCGGAACTTGGTTATTTGGTTCAGCAGGATTACATATTGGGGCGAGTGGTGTCGTCTTTGGCTATTTCGGCTTTCTACTCTCACGAGCTTATTTTGAACGGAGTAGTTTATCGATCGCGCTATCTCTCGCTGTCGGCTTGCTCTATGGCGGTTTGATTTGGGGAGTGCTGCCGGGTCGCTTCGGTATCTCCTGGGAAGGACACCTTTTCGGTTTCTTGGGCGGGATTTACGCAGCAAGAGAACTTTCACGACGCTGA
- a CDS encoding carotenoid oxygenase family protein → MQGFQLFEHAATVPTRSYNTEEWQRGYRSLKEEHSYWIEEIEGEIPTELNGTLFRNGPGLLDINGERIQHPFDGDGMISAIAFHNGRAHYRNRFVKTEGYLAEQKTGKILYRGVFGTQKAGGWLANAFDTRIKNIANTQVLYWGGKLLALWEAAEPHRLDPKTLETIGLEYFDGELSKGAPFAAHPWIDPSSQFDQGNPCLVNFSIKAGLSFTISIYELDLDGKIVRHHEHPVPGFAFIHDFAITPNYCIFFQNPVAFNPLPFLAGLRSAGECIKFRPDQPTKVLIIPRDPALKAKPKILETPSGFVFHHANAFEQDGEIVLDSICYESLPSVEPGSDYRETDFDALAPGQLWRFRMNLESGTVDRQLLEPRCCEFPFIHPALAGRQHRYVYLAAAHAESGNAPHQAILKVDVETGERQTCSFAPDGYVSEPVFVPRGKASESGLYTEVQGAEDDGWLIAVVFDVKRDRSDVVIVDAKDLSVVAKLHLKHHIPYGLHGSFTPHYFE, encoded by the coding sequence ATGCAAGGATTTCAGCTTTTTGAACATGCAGCGACGGTTCCGACCCGTTCTTACAACACAGAAGAATGGCAACGCGGATATCGATCGCTGAAAGAAGAACATAGTTATTGGATTGAAGAGATTGAAGGCGAAATCCCGACTGAGCTAAACGGAACCTTGTTTAGAAATGGGCCTGGATTGCTTGATATCAATGGAGAACGGATTCAACATCCGTTTGATGGCGATGGCATGATTAGCGCGATCGCATTTCACAACGGTCGTGCTCATTACCGCAATCGATTTGTTAAAACTGAAGGCTACTTAGCAGAACAAAAAACTGGAAAAATTCTCTATCGAGGCGTATTCGGCACTCAAAAAGCGGGTGGCTGGCTTGCGAATGCTTTTGATACTCGTATTAAGAATATTGCCAACACACAAGTGCTTTACTGGGGCGGTAAATTACTTGCCCTTTGGGAAGCCGCAGAGCCGCATCGGCTTGATCCGAAAACATTAGAGACGATCGGGTTAGAGTATTTCGATGGCGAACTCTCGAAAGGCGCACCGTTTGCAGCACATCCTTGGATTGATCCATCGAGTCAATTTGATCAGGGCAACCCTTGCTTAGTCAACTTCTCGATCAAGGCTGGATTATCCTTCACCATTAGCATTTACGAATTGGATCTTGATGGCAAAATTGTTCGGCATCATGAGCATCCAGTTCCGGGATTTGCGTTTATTCATGATTTTGCTATCACGCCGAACTATTGCATCTTCTTCCAAAATCCAGTTGCGTTTAATCCTTTGCCGTTTTTAGCAGGACTGCGATCGGCAGGTGAATGTATCAAATTCCGCCCGGATCAACCCACAAAAGTTCTGATTATTCCCCGCGATCCAGCCCTCAAAGCGAAACCGAAAATTCTTGAAACGCCTTCTGGTTTTGTGTTCCATCATGCGAATGCTTTCGAGCAAGATGGCGAAATTGTGCTTGATTCGATTTGCTATGAGAGCTTGCCTTCTGTTGAACCGGGTTCAGACTATCGCGAAACTGATTTCGATGCGCTTGCACCGGGTCAGTTGTGGCGATTCCGCATGAATTTGGAATCGGGTACGGTCGATCGACAACTGCTCGAACCTCGCTGCTGTGAATTTCCTTTTATTCACCCTGCGCTCGCTGGACGACAGCATCGCTATGTTTATCTCGCTGCGGCTCATGCTGAAAGCGGGAATGCTCCCCATCAAGCGATTCTCAAAGTTGATGTTGAAACTGGAGAACGTCAGACTTGTAGTTTCGCACCCGATGGCTACGTTAGCGAACCTGTCTTTGTGCCGCGTGGAAAAGCTTCAGAATCTGGACTTTACACCGAAGTGCAAGGTGCAGAAGATGATGGATGGCTTATTGCAGTGGTCTTTGATGTGAAACGAGATCGCTCAGATGTGGTGATTGTTGATGCAAAGGATTTGAGTGTTGTTGCAAAGCTCCATTTGAAGCATCATATTCCTTACGGGCTGCACGGCTCGTTTACGCCGCATTACTTTGAATAG
- the aroH gene encoding chorismate mutase — MEDTHVHWRVRAIRGATTASENTIEAIREAVTELLDELEAYNTLDPDEIVSATFTVTKDLDAIFPAAIARERAHWANVPLIDVQQMYVKGSLERCIRFLIHFNTPDPNVKIHHPYLRQAKNLRPDWTIAQIAGTQS, encoded by the coding sequence ATGGAGGATACCCACGTGCATTGGCGAGTACGAGCAATTCGGGGAGCGACCACCGCTTCAGAAAATACGATCGAGGCAATTCGGGAAGCGGTGACGGAGTTATTAGACGAGTTGGAGGCTTACAACACGTTAGACCCTGATGAGATCGTCAGTGCTACGTTTACGGTGACGAAAGATCTTGATGCGATTTTTCCGGCTGCGATCGCTAGAGAACGCGCGCATTGGGCAAATGTGCCGCTAATCGACGTGCAGCAAATGTATGTGAAGGGGAGTTTAGAGCGGTGTATCCGGTTTTTGATTCATTTCAATACGCCTGATCCGAATGTGAAAATTCACCACCCTTATCTGAGACAAGCAAAAAATCTTCGTCCAGATTGGACGATCGCTCAAATTGCTGGAACGCAAAGTTAG
- a CDS encoding chlorophyll a/b-binding protein encodes MLVNIFTANAFRVLTMQDTQKITAPAVEDRNAWKFGFTPQAELWNGRLAMIGFVAALITEYLTGSGVLRFLGLM; translated from the coding sequence ATATTAGTTAATATATTTACAGCTAATGCGTTCAGAGTACTTACCATGCAAGACACACAAAAGATTACAGCACCTGCTGTAGAGGATCGTAACGCTTGGAAATTTGGCTTCACTCCGCAAGCTGAACTATGGAATGGTCGATTAGCAATGATCGGCTTTGTGGCTGCTTTGATCACTGAATATTTAACAGGTAGCGGCGTATTGCGCTTCCTGGGTCTGATGTAA
- the sppA gene encoding signal peptide peptidase SppA, whose translation MVRFFRKRGSRKQIARIEVKGAIAGATRKRVLENLKVIEEREFPALLLRIDSPGGTVGDSQEIYEALKRLREKVKIVASYGNISASGGVYIGMGAQHIMSNPGTITGSIGVILRGNNIERLLEKVGVSFKVIKSGPYKDILSFDRELTEPEQKILQELIDISYSQFVQTVAESRNLPEETVRTFADGRIFTGQQALALGVVDRLGTEEDARRWACELVGLDPEKTKTFNFEEKKSVVSRFTSNDRLDGLIGALPPLVVGMDWLEFELETCGLPLWLYRP comes from the coding sequence ATGGTTCGGTTCTTTAGAAAACGTGGGTCACGAAAACAGATTGCTCGAATTGAGGTGAAAGGCGCGATCGCAGGTGCAACTCGAAAAAGAGTGCTTGAAAATCTCAAAGTGATTGAGGAAAGAGAATTTCCAGCTCTATTGCTGAGAATTGATAGCCCGGGCGGAACCGTAGGCGATTCTCAGGAAATTTACGAAGCGCTGAAACGATTGCGCGAAAAGGTAAAGATCGTTGCGAGCTACGGCAATATTTCGGCTTCAGGTGGCGTTTACATTGGCATGGGCGCACAGCACATTATGTCGAATCCTGGAACGATTACAGGTAGTATTGGCGTGATTCTGCGTGGGAATAATATTGAGCGTCTGCTCGAAAAAGTTGGCGTTTCCTTCAAAGTGATCAAATCAGGTCCGTACAAAGATATTTTGTCGTTCGATCGAGAACTGACTGAGCCTGAGCAAAAAATCCTACAAGAACTGATTGATATTAGCTATTCTCAATTCGTTCAGACCGTTGCAGAGTCACGAAACCTCCCAGAGGAGACGGTCAGAACGTTTGCAGATGGGCGGATTTTTACCGGACAGCAGGCACTCGCTTTAGGAGTTGTCGATCGCTTGGGAACTGAAGAAGATGCCCGTCGTTGGGCTTGTGAATTGGTTGGGCTTGATCCTGAGAAAACCAAGACATTTAACTTTGAAGAGAAGAAGTCGGTTGTGAGTCGATTCACGTCGAACGATCGCTTAGACGGACTAATTGGAGCCTTGCCGCCGTTGGTTGTCGGAATGGATTGGTTGGAATTTGAACTTGAGACTTGTGGGTTGCCTCTGTGGTTATACCGCCCTTAA